One Streptomyces sp. P9-A2 DNA window includes the following coding sequences:
- the corA gene encoding magnesium/cobalt transporter CorA yields the protein MIVDCAVYREGRRTEGPGDFSDALEQARASGGFVWIGLHEPTADEFGLVSQEFGLHPLAVEDALKAHQRPKLEVYDDSLFMVLKPVAYEPDSDAVSTGEIMIFLGDAFVVTVRHGEGSPLNAVQSRLEHEPELLGKGPTSVVYAIADAAVDHYLDVATELQTDLEELEAEVFSPDGAGTQHTASRIYTFKRQILEFRRATGPLTQPVARLTGAGASGAAVPFVSKKSRPFFRDVHDHLTRVNESVENLDRLVSDILSAHLAQVSVRQNDDMRKISAWAAMAAVPTMLAGIYGMNFEHMPELRWEWSYPAVILVMAVLEVLLYRLFKRRGWM from the coding sequence ATGATCGTCGACTGTGCCGTTTACCGGGAGGGGCGCCGGACGGAGGGGCCCGGTGACTTCTCCGACGCGCTGGAGCAGGCACGTGCGTCGGGGGGGTTCGTCTGGATCGGGCTGCACGAGCCGACGGCGGACGAGTTCGGCCTGGTCTCCCAGGAGTTCGGGCTGCACCCGCTGGCGGTGGAGGACGCCCTCAAGGCGCATCAGCGGCCCAAGCTGGAGGTGTACGACGACTCGCTGTTCATGGTCCTCAAGCCGGTCGCCTACGAGCCGGACAGCGACGCCGTCTCCACCGGCGAGATCATGATCTTCCTGGGTGACGCGTTCGTGGTGACCGTCCGGCACGGCGAGGGCTCCCCGCTGAACGCCGTACAGAGCCGTCTGGAGCACGAACCGGAACTGCTGGGCAAGGGGCCGACATCGGTGGTGTACGCGATCGCCGACGCCGCCGTCGACCACTATCTCGACGTGGCGACCGAACTGCAGACCGACCTGGAGGAGCTGGAGGCGGAGGTATTCAGCCCGGACGGCGCCGGTACGCAGCACACGGCGTCCAGGATCTACACCTTCAAGCGGCAGATCCTGGAGTTCCGCCGGGCGACCGGGCCGCTGACGCAGCCGGTGGCACGGCTCACAGGGGCGGGCGCGTCCGGTGCGGCGGTGCCCTTCGTGTCCAAGAAGTCGCGGCCCTTCTTCCGTGACGTGCACGATCACCTCACGCGCGTGAACGAGTCCGTGGAGAACCTGGACCGGCTGGTCTCGGACATCCTCTCGGCGCATCTGGCCCAGGTGAGCGTCCGGCAGAACGACGACATGCGGAAGATCTCCGCATGGGCGGCCATGGCGGCGGTCCCCACGATGCTCGCGGGGATCTACGGCATGAACTTCGAGCACATGCCGGAGCTGCGGTGGGAGTGGTCCTATCCGGCGGTGATCCTGGTGATGGCCGTGCTGGAGGTTCTGCTGTACCGGCTGTTCAAACGGCGCGGCTGGATGTAG
- a CDS encoding ferritin-like domain-containing protein: MLSTKSLFQEILDDDESFALFCSIAAGGESQGGWENARIAALVPESQRALIPKITRHGADEDKHGRIFDALMKKRGVRPVPVPPETDYTMLLERGGVGLAHDRLRHDAPLTVEDIVTYLAHSRVTEQRASEQMELLRKHFSDHPELGRAVRMISADEDNHLAYCHEELLRFAYAGHGRVIQRTLRANALAEIRVYRDVSLAVMDRMGRILGWSRARAALLAAGIHAVYVYERLGGWRRMVSLRMPDRRNALGGPASTAPGFA; the protein is encoded by the coding sequence ATGCTTTCGACCAAGAGTCTGTTCCAGGAGATCCTCGACGACGACGAGTCCTTCGCGCTGTTCTGTTCCATCGCGGCCGGTGGAGAGTCCCAGGGCGGCTGGGAGAACGCCCGGATCGCCGCTCTGGTCCCCGAGTCCCAGCGCGCGCTCATTCCCAAGATCACCAGGCACGGCGCCGACGAGGACAAGCACGGCCGCATCTTCGACGCACTGATGAAGAAGCGCGGTGTGCGGCCCGTCCCCGTCCCGCCCGAGACCGACTACACGATGCTCCTCGAGCGCGGCGGCGTAGGCCTGGCGCACGACAGGCTCAGGCACGACGCGCCGCTCACCGTCGAGGACATCGTGACCTACCTCGCCCACAGCCGGGTCACCGAACAGCGCGCCTCCGAGCAGATGGAACTGCTCCGCAAGCACTTCTCCGACCACCCCGAACTCGGCCGCGCGGTCAGGATGATCTCCGCCGACGAGGACAACCACCTCGCCTACTGCCACGAGGAACTCCTGCGCTTCGCCTACGCCGGACACGGCCGTGTCATCCAGCGCACCCTGCGCGCGAACGCGCTCGCCGAGATCCGCGTCTACCGGGACGTCAGCCTCGCGGTGATGGACCGGATGGGCCGCATCCTCGGCTGGTCCAGGGCCAGGGCGGCGCTCCTGGCGGCCGGCATCCACGCGGTCTACGTCTACGAGCGTCTGGGCGGCTGGCGCCGCATGGTCTCGCTGAGGATGCCGGACCGCCGTAACGCCCTGGGCGGCCCGGCGAGCACGGCCCCCGGGTTCGCCTGA
- a CDS encoding LLM class F420-dependent oxidoreductase — MQLGINLGYWGAGMDADNLAVAQEADRLGYAVCWAAEAYGSDAATVLTWVAAHTERIDVGSAIFQIPARQPAMTAMTAATLDSLSGGRFRLGLGVSGPQVSEGWYGVKFDKPLARTREYVEIIRKAMTRERLTHDGEHWTLPLPGGPGKPIKLTVHPQREHIPLYIAAIGPKNLEQTGEIADGALLIFPSADHLEDTAVRYLRAGREKAGKTLDGFDICPTLPLAVGDDKDVTALADTFRPYTALYVGGMGSRKQNFYNQLAGRMGYEREAAEIQDKYLSGDKQGAAAAVPHDLIDSTTLLGSVDRIADRMKAYAAAGVTTLTLAPAGFTLDERLASLRAGTEALERAGLA, encoded by the coding sequence ATGCAGCTCGGGATCAACCTCGGCTACTGGGGCGCCGGAATGGACGCGGACAACCTCGCCGTGGCGCAGGAGGCCGACCGCCTCGGGTACGCGGTCTGCTGGGCGGCCGAGGCCTACGGCTCCGACGCCGCCACCGTGCTCACCTGGGTCGCGGCCCATACCGAACGCATCGACGTGGGATCGGCCATCTTCCAGATCCCGGCCCGCCAGCCCGCGATGACCGCGATGACGGCCGCCACCCTCGACTCCCTCTCCGGCGGCCGGTTCCGCCTCGGCCTCGGCGTCTCCGGCCCGCAGGTCTCCGAGGGCTGGTACGGCGTCAAGTTCGACAAGCCGCTCGCCCGGACCCGCGAGTACGTCGAGATCATCCGCAAGGCCATGACGCGCGAGCGCCTCACCCACGACGGCGAGCACTGGACGCTTCCCCTCCCCGGCGGCCCCGGCAAGCCCATCAAGCTCACCGTGCACCCGCAGCGCGAGCACATTCCCCTCTACATCGCCGCGATCGGCCCGAAGAACCTCGAACAGACCGGCGAGATCGCCGACGGCGCCCTGCTGATCTTCCCCTCCGCCGACCACCTGGAGGACACCGCCGTCAGGTACCTGAGGGCGGGCCGGGAGAAGGCGGGCAAGACCCTCGACGGCTTCGACATCTGCCCCACACTGCCCCTCGCCGTCGGCGACGACAAGGACGTCACCGCCCTCGCCGACACCTTCCGCCCCTACACCGCGCTCTACGTCGGTGGCATGGGCAGCCGCAAGCAGAACTTCTACAACCAGCTCGCCGGGCGCATGGGCTACGAGCGGGAGGCCGCCGAGATTCAGGACAAGTACCTGTCCGGCGACAAGCAGGGCGCTGCCGCGGCCGTACCGCACGACCTGATCGACTCAACGACGCTCCTCGGCTCCGTGGACCGCATCGCGGACCGGATGAAGGCCTACGCGGCGGCCGGGGTCACCACCCTCACCCTCGCCCCGGCCGGTTTCACCCTCGACGAGCGACTCGCGTCGCTGCGCGCCGGTACCGAGGCCCTGGAACGCGCCGGGCTCGCATAG
- a CDS encoding aldo/keto reductase, translating to MEQRHLGRTGLRVSRIGLGTLTWGRDTDEHDAADLLKTFWEAGGNLVDTADVYGDGEAEYLLGQLMDGLVPRRDLVISTKAGSVPDPDRRVDGSRGHLLSALDASLARLGTDHVDVWHLHSYDPATPLEETLQALDIAVASGRARYAGVADFCGWQLARAATWQLAAPGSRARLASTQMEYSLLQRGVEREVLPAAVDTGIGLLPSSPLGRGVLTGKYRGGAVPPDSRGASEHLAPFVEPYLDDTASRIVDAVTTAADGLAVTALQVALAWVRDRPGVAAPVVGARNARQLAAALSVEALSLPDEICRALDDVSAPVHRYPDHDWSTL from the coding sequence ATGGAGCAGAGGCATCTCGGCCGTACCGGCCTGCGCGTGTCCCGGATCGGTCTCGGGACCCTGACCTGGGGTCGGGACACCGACGAGCATGACGCCGCGGACCTCTTGAAGACCTTCTGGGAGGCGGGCGGGAACCTCGTCGACACCGCCGACGTGTACGGCGACGGGGAGGCCGAGTATCTGCTCGGGCAGCTCATGGACGGGCTGGTGCCGCGCCGGGATCTCGTCATCTCGACCAAGGCCGGCAGCGTGCCGGACCCGGACCGCAGGGTCGACGGCTCGCGCGGTCATCTGCTCTCCGCGCTGGACGCCTCGCTCGCACGCCTGGGCACCGACCACGTCGACGTGTGGCATCTCCACTCCTACGATCCCGCCACCCCGCTGGAGGAGACGCTCCAGGCCCTCGACATCGCCGTCGCCAGCGGGCGGGCCCGCTATGCCGGCGTGGCCGACTTCTGCGGCTGGCAGCTGGCCAGGGCGGCGACCTGGCAGCTCGCCGCGCCCGGCTCGCGGGCCCGGCTCGCGAGCACCCAGATGGAGTACTCGCTGCTCCAGCGGGGCGTGGAGCGGGAGGTGCTGCCGGCCGCCGTCGACACCGGGATCGGGCTGCTCCCCTCGTCCCCGCTCGGGCGGGGCGTGCTGACCGGCAAGTACCGGGGCGGCGCCGTGCCGCCGGACTCGCGGGGCGCCTCCGAGCACCTGGCGCCGTTCGTGGAGCCGTACCTGGACGACACGGCGAGCAGGATCGTGGACGCGGTGACGACGGCGGCGGACGGGCTGGCCGTGACCGCGCTCCAGGTGGCTCTCGCGTGGGTGCGGGACCGGCCGGGCGTGGCCGCCCCCGTGGTCGGCGCGCGCAACGCACGGCAGCTCGCGGCGGCGTTGTCAGTGGAGGCCCTTAGTCTTCCTGACGAGATCTGCCGGGCGCTCGACGATGTGTCGGCGCCCGTGCACCGCTATCCCGATCACGACTGGAGCACGCTGTGA
- a CDS encoding ATP-binding domain-containing protein, producing MSTEPPETTEDAEPGTPGEAADTSETAAASGTAEVSPEAAPDAPAEAEGTETAGTEAAGTETESVQTPGAGQVSEAEAELLAQRAERERIERRKAQRQEPIEAGGKLSGTAADLLAAVRAVESGEKPATAVFEEAPRPAPRRPAPEPVRPAPPVTVEPVPADGVVAAVREVLVQGGAPEGLAARAAGVLGEGAAQALRADPWQLLRVAGVRPEQADGFARALLGGEAGPEDGRRERAVTGWLMEQAAAAGHTALEMSALTTVLARQGVPDPEEAVRTAIADGDVLVFQDPLPETGAPAPRRGGAADGADGAEEERPVRVLVGLERYAMAEESLADGLARLVNSAPQQDGPGAEWERAAASASGSAGELIRAVAGHGLVLHTGGEASLVEPAALLRAAHGLGLRAWAAAHTPIGRARFAALLEAATAGGVETGGTGAGVTVAEGERAEGPAVATVAGLLSGAEGPGRDADGALLLDLLVVLDAPQLDVETAALVTESLPDGSRLLLAGDPGVLWSVGPGRVFADLLAARVCPQIASRRPDPGPLGELVSGIGAGELNQVAAPGKEVVIVPVRDPGEAVHRTVQLVVDSVPRAIGVPAEETQVITPGHGGAVGTRALNAALKERLNPGPGRFGGFDPGDRIAYSPAPGRTVPGRVVKADADGLHLACAGEAVVVPQERVEQAVRHGWALTAHQAAGGRWPAVVVVLPGDAVQALSRPWVYTAFSRADRHLSVVHGVEQALPRAVAEVAAKPRTTRLPVLLAPQVPAAAG from the coding sequence GTGAGCACGGAGCCGCCCGAGACCACGGAGGACGCCGAGCCGGGGACACCGGGCGAGGCGGCGGACACCTCGGAGACCGCGGCGGCCTCGGGTACCGCGGAGGTCTCCCCCGAGGCCGCCCCGGATGCCCCCGCGGAGGCGGAGGGCACGGAGACGGCGGGCACGGAGGCGGCGGGCACGGAGACGGAGAGCGTGCAGACGCCCGGGGCCGGGCAGGTGTCCGAGGCCGAGGCCGAGTTGCTGGCGCAGCGGGCCGAGCGGGAGCGGATCGAGCGGCGGAAGGCGCAGCGGCAGGAGCCTATCGAGGCCGGCGGCAAGCTGAGCGGCACGGCAGCCGATCTGCTCGCCGCCGTACGGGCTGTGGAGAGCGGCGAGAAGCCGGCGACCGCGGTGTTCGAGGAGGCCCCCCGGCCCGCGCCGCGGCGGCCCGCTCCCGAACCGGTGCGGCCGGCGCCGCCGGTGACCGTCGAGCCGGTCCCCGCCGACGGCGTGGTCGCGGCCGTGCGTGAGGTGCTCGTCCAGGGCGGCGCGCCCGAAGGGCTCGCCGCGCGGGCTGCCGGTGTGCTGGGCGAGGGGGCCGCACAGGCGTTGCGGGCCGATCCCTGGCAGCTGTTGCGGGTGGCGGGTGTGCGGCCCGAGCAGGCGGACGGTTTCGCACGGGCGCTGCTCGGCGGTGAGGCCGGGCCGGAGGACGGGCGGCGCGAGCGGGCGGTCACCGGATGGCTGATGGAGCAGGCCGCGGCGGCCGGGCACACCGCCCTGGAGATGTCCGCGCTGACCACCGTGCTGGCTCGGCAGGGGGTACCGGATCCCGAGGAGGCCGTGCGGACCGCGATCGCCGACGGTGACGTCCTGGTCTTCCAGGACCCGCTGCCGGAGACGGGCGCCCCGGCACCCCGGCGGGGCGGTGCCGCGGACGGCGCGGACGGCGCCGAGGAGGAGCGGCCCGTCCGAGTGCTCGTGGGACTCGAGCGGTATGCGATGGCCGAGGAGAGCCTCGCCGACGGGCTGGCCCGGCTCGTCAACTCCGCTCCCCAGCAGGACGGTCCGGGTGCGGAGTGGGAGCGGGCCGCCGCCTCGGCGAGCGGATCCGCGGGGGAGCTGATCCGCGCGGTCGCCGGTCACGGACTGGTGCTGCACACGGGCGGGGAGGCGTCCCTCGTCGAGCCGGCGGCTCTGCTCCGGGCGGCACACGGTCTCGGACTGCGTGCCTGGGCCGCCGCCCACACCCCGATCGGGCGGGCCCGGTTCGCGGCCCTGCTGGAGGCCGCCACGGCCGGGGGCGTGGAGACCGGAGGGACGGGCGCCGGCGTCACCGTGGCGGAGGGCGAGAGGGCCGAGGGCCCCGCGGTCGCCACCGTCGCCGGGCTGCTGTCCGGTGCCGAGGGACCGGGGCGGGACGCCGACGGGGCGCTGCTGCTGGACCTGCTCGTCGTGCTGGACGCTCCTCAGCTCGACGTCGAGACGGCCGCGCTGGTCACGGAGTCGCTACCGGACGGTTCCCGGCTGCTGCTGGCCGGGGACCCGGGCGTGCTGTGGTCCGTCGGCCCGGGGCGGGTGTTCGCCGATCTGCTGGCCGCGCGTGTGTGCCCGCAGATCGCCTCCCGACGGCCGGATCCCGGGCCGCTGGGCGAACTGGTCTCCGGTATCGGGGCCGGTGAGCTGAACCAGGTGGCGGCACCCGGCAAGGAGGTCGTCATCGTGCCGGTGCGGGACCCGGGTGAGGCCGTGCACCGGACGGTGCAGCTCGTGGTCGACTCGGTGCCGCGCGCGATCGGGGTACCGGCGGAGGAGACGCAGGTGATCACGCCGGGGCACGGGGGTGCGGTGGGCACGCGCGCGCTGAACGCGGCGTTGAAGGAGCGACTGAATCCGGGGCCGGGGCGCTTCGGCGGGTTCGACCCGGGTGACCGGATCGCCTACTCCCCCGCCCCGGGGCGTACGGTGCCGGGCCGGGTGGTGAAGGCCGATGCCGACGGGCTGCACCTGGCCTGCGCGGGCGAGGCCGTCGTCGTGCCGCAGGAACGGGTGGAGCAGGCGGTACGGCACGGCTGGGCGCTGACGGCGCACCAGGCGGCCGGGGGCCGGTGGCCGGCCGTGGTCGTGGTCCTGCCCGGCGATGCCGTGCAGGCGTTGAGCCGGCCCTGGGTGTACACGGCGTTCAGCAGGGCGGACCGCCATCTGTCCGTGGTGCACGGGGTGGAGCAGGCGCTGCCGCGTGCCGTGGCGGAGGTGGCGGCGAAGCCCCGGACGACCCGGCTGCCGGTACTGCTGGCGCCGCAGGTCCCCGCAGCGGCCGGCTGA